One Festucalex cinctus isolate MCC-2025b chromosome 3, RoL_Fcin_1.0, whole genome shotgun sequence DNA window includes the following coding sequences:
- the LOC144015742 gene encoding uncharacterized protein LOC144015742 isoform X2, which yields MRRNSMTSGIAYWVDDTSAAHPKGSEDQDSSDEDYVPVISLRMGGALKYAQDINELPIIGIDDSVHDLSGIEEPTDAPETLPTHFLPDNVKVEKGKDIVDVKAAIVYENCLRQLVDWVKLPFDNCPKGLSMGERCESSAPFKVVITTRGTAMKVEWMCSNGHQVWFWETQPRLNFGMQAGDFMLSSNILLSGNNYAKVALLFKFMNLGMVNRNTFFTVQDTYCVDAIKEFWIEKRSESIASLQGKQVVLLGDGRNDSPGHCAQYCSYTTMENETKEIIYVSTVDKRETCWNSNIMEKEAFIRTLEKLSKEIQISEICTDAHVQIAALLDPEKGKYKDLKIHHSLDMWHGAKNLSKKLAAAAKVKGQSLILVWLKDIINHFWWCCKTAGTREQFLGLWIGILHHVCNKHSWALGSCQHGHLEEDHGKEWLQQDSNAHKALVDIILSKRWLGTVHKYLHFRSTAELEGFQNHLLMYTSKRQAFTPPVYEARVLLAALDYNYHRNLPTLTTSEGNKIFRRKYNKNARRYTLYALKEGKSYKYITDLQEKIINGRLSSQVGMPRRRTLRMEDPRRLGVVPPVPPPTISELQQTQVSRGLGLADQVAKTME from the exons GTAGATGATACTTCTGCAGCACATCCCAAGGGAAGTGAAGACCAGGACAGCTCTGATGAAGACTATGTGCCAGTGATTTCTTTGCG AATGGGAGGTGCATTGAAATATGCACAGGACATCAATGAGCTGCCAATCATCGGTATAGATGATTCTGTGCACGATCTGTCCGGCATTGAAGAACCTACGGACGCACCTGAGACGCTGCCAACCCACTTTTTGCCAGACAATGTCAAAGTTGAAAAAGGAAAAGACATTGTTGATGTAAAGGCAGCTATTGTGTACGAGAACTGTCTGAGGCAATTGGTTGACTGGGTCAAACTACCCTTTGACAATTGTCCAAAAGGTTTGAGCATGGGAGAAAGGTGTGAAAGCTCTGCACCATTTAAAGTGGTCATTACTACAAGAGGGACAGCGATGAAAGTTGAATGG ATGTGTTCAAATGGCCACCAAGTGTGGTTTTGGGAAACACAGCCAAGGCTGAATTTTGGAATGCAGGCAGGAGATTTTATGCTCTCTTCTAATATATTACTGTCTGGAAACAACTACGCCAAAGTAGCCCTGCTATTCAAATTCATGAACTTAGGAATGGTAAACAGGAACACCTTCTTCACTGTACAAGACACATACTGCGTTGATGCCATCAAAGAGTTTTGGATCGAGAAAAGATCTGAATCCATTGCTTCCCTTCAAGGAAAACAGGTGGTGCTCCTTG GAGATGGACGGAATGATTCTCCTGGCCATTGTGCACAGTACTGCAGCTACACGACCATGGAGAATGAGACAAAGGAAATTATCTATGTCTCTACAGTGGACAAACGGGAAACTTGTTGGAACTCCAACATAATGGAAAAGGAGGCTTTCATTCGGACCCTGGAAAAGCTTAGCAAGGAAATACagatttctgaaatctgtacaGATGCGCATGTCCAGATAGCTGCCCTTTTGG ACCCAGAGAAAGGGAAATACAAAGATTTGAAGATTCACCACAGCCTGGACATGTGGCATGGGGCAAAAAATCTGTCGAAGAAATTAGCTGCA GCAGCAAAGGTGAAGGGCCAATCTCTTATTTTAGTATGGTTGAAAGACATAATCAACCATTTTTGGTGGTGCTGTAAGACAGCAGGAACAAGAGAGCAGTTCCTT GGTCTTTGGATTGGCATACTGCACCATGTATGTAATAAGCACAGTTGGGCCCTTGGAAGCTGCCAGCATGGACATCTTGAAGAGGATCATGGAAAAGAATGGTTACAGCAAGATTCTAACGCCCACAAAGCTTTAGTTGACATCATTCTCAGCAAGCGCTGGTTGGGTACTGTCCACAAGTATCTCCACTTCAG atcaacagccgaacttgaggggttccaaaACCATCTTCTCATGTACACAAGCAAACGACAAGCATTCACTCCCCCTGTTTATGAGGCAAGGGTGCTTCTGGCAGCCTTGGATTATAACTACCACCGCAATCTACCGACACTCACGACATCTGAAGGCAATAAAAT TTTCAGGAGAAAGTACAACAAGAATGCCAGACGATACACACTGTATGCACTGAAAGAAGGGAAATCATacaaatacatcaccgaccttcAAGAAAAAATCATCAACGGGAGACTCAGTAGCCAAGTTGGAATGCCCCGGAGGAGGACACTTaggatggaggaccccagaaggcttggtgttgtaccaccagtaccTCCGCCTACCATAtcagagctgcaacaaactcaaGTCAGCCGAGGTCTAG GACTTGCTGACCAGGTGGCGAAAACCATGGAGTGA